In a single window of the Necator americanus strain Aroian chromosome X, whole genome shotgun sequence genome:
- a CDS encoding hypothetical protein (NECATOR_CHRX.G23996.T1), whose protein sequence is MSVRNRTAPVLDRIRSEHLKNLPPVLSDTLARLFTRYLSKCKVPKQWKTNKTVLLYKKGDPHDIGNYHLNFDSVETESVMEALDNQGVPTQYIKVLRVVQQLYDRNFAILQEYYH, encoded by the coding sequence atgtcggtaagaaatcgtacggcacctgTTCTCGATAGAATAAGatcagaacacctgaagaaccttccgccagtactcagcGACACCCttgcgaggctctttacacgttacctgtccaaatgcaaggttcccaaacagtggaagaccaacaagactgtgttgttgtataaaaaaggagatccacatgacatcggcaactatcacCTTaactttgactcagttgagactgaatcggtcatggaggccttggacaaccaaggtgtccccactcagtacataaaggtacttcgagttgtacagcaactttacgaccggaatttcgccattctacaagaatattatCATTGA
- a CDS encoding hypothetical protein (NECATOR_CHRX.G23997.T1) has protein sequence MDVAVVPKFYTESDHRLLRGRFSFTRRAEKAAKFREQNLRTIINWNLFATLPGFWEDSAMDNIDEEYDRLVEHLHDSTQRAKSFKTFCKLSLN, from the coding sequence atggacgtcgctgttgtgccaaagttctacacggagtcggaccatcgcctcctacgaggaagattttccttcacaaggagagcagagaaagccgccaagttcagagagcaaAATCTCAGAACTATTATTAACTggaatctcttcgctacgctccccggtttttgggaagattccgcaatggacaacatcgacgaggaatatgaccggctcgttgaacaccttcacgacagCACGCAGAGGGctaagagtttcaaaaccttTTGCAAGTTGTCGCTAAATtag
- a CDS encoding hypothetical protein (NECATOR_CHRX.G23998.T1), with translation MRRPPDRLVQVVLRMLPNPEWKRAPGRKRRFRTGVVKKDLRTFGVDKQFSREVKFRCLWSSDEWEDSVQALAEDREGWAELCSRTTHPGGDADSRVKP, from the coding sequence atgagAAGACCGCCTGATCGTCTTGTCCAAGTTGTCTTGAGGATGCTTCCAAATCCTGAATGGAAAAGGGCCcctggtcgtaaaagaagGTTCCGGACAGGAGTGGTGAAGAAAGACCTTAGGACATTTGGTGTTGACAAACAGTTCAGTCGAGAAGTAAAGTTCCGCTGCTTATGGAGTAGCGACGAATGGGaagattctgtgcaagctctcgcagaagatcgagaaggttgggcagagctgtgttcaaggacgacacaccccgGCGGAGATGCAGATAGCCGCGTTAAGCCGTAA
- a CDS encoding hypothetical protein (NECATOR_CHRX.G23999.T2) — protein sequence MLRWTIGVTLKEKVSNDTVRSIFGVVPITEKMKEARLRWFGHVLRREEDSVAQIALKLDVSGVRPRRRPKIRWLDRMKLDMIDARLCNG from the coding sequence ATGTtaaggtggacgataggtgtaacgctaaaagagaaagtatccaacgacactgtacgctccatcttcggcgtcgtcccgataactgagaagatgaaggaggcgcgactgagatggtttggtcacgttttgcggcgagaggaagattcGGTTGCCCAAatcgctctgaagctcgacgtttcaggagtgaggccgcgtaggaggccaaagattcgctggttggACCGtatgaagctggatatgatagatgcacgtttgtgtaacggctga
- a CDS encoding hypothetical protein (NECATOR_CHRX.G23999.T1) produces the protein MEMQMLRWTIGVTLKEKVSNDTVRSIFGVVPITEKMKEARLRWFGHVLRREEDSVAQIALKLDVSGVRPRRRPKIRWLDRMKLDMIDARLCNG, from the coding sequence atggagatgcagATGTtaaggtggacgataggtgtaacgctaaaagagaaagtatccaacgacactgtacgctccatcttcggcgtcgtcccgataactgagaagatgaaggaggcgcgactgagatggtttggtcacgttttgcggcgagaggaagattcGGTTGCCCAAatcgctctgaagctcgacgtttcaggagtgaggccgcgtaggaggccaaagattcgctggttggACCGtatgaagctggatatgatagatgcacgtttgtgtaacggctga
- a CDS encoding hypothetical protein (NECATOR_CHRX.G24000.T2): MFMRWHGVSEEHVRKLLNAKPTSIIRCGTNRQFPVQVGIHHHSSMPFILYMGTVTTESRSSIREPYSFPTMSCSRRSLEMVFRNKYSPGTIGCSNMDRASKTEYMECGPRIKDGVDGTELNKVNSFKFLGSKVASQSTLVRKVEHVLMQPG; the protein is encoded by the coding sequence atgtttATGAGGTGGCATGGAGTATCAGAAGAACATGTGAGGAAGCTGCTtaatgcgaagcctaccagcatTATACGGTGTGGAACAAACAGGCaattccctgtacaagtagggATTCATCATCACTCATCCATGCCGTTCATACTATATATGGGCACGGTAACGACagaatccagaagcagcatccgtgaaCCCTACTCTTttccgacgatgtcatgctcccgtcggagtctcgagatggtcttcagaaacaagtacagtccTGGAACGATCGGCTGCAGCAACATGGATCGCGcctcaaaaactgagtacatggagtgcggaccaaggataaaAGATGGtgttgatggcaccgaattaaacaaggtgaacagTTTCAAGttccttggatccaaagtggcTTCACAGTCGACATTGGTCaggaaggtcgagcacgtgctAATGCAACctggatga
- a CDS encoding hypothetical protein (NECATOR_CHRX.G24000.T1): MSCSRRSLEMVFRNKYSPGTIGCSNMDRASKTEYMECGPRIKDGVDGTELNKVNSFKFLGSKVASQSTLVRKVEHVLMQPG; encoded by the coding sequence atgtcatgctcccgtcggagtctcgagatggtcttcagaaacaagtacagtccTGGAACGATCGGCTGCAGCAACATGGATCGCGcctcaaaaactgagtacatggagtgcggaccaaggataaaAGATGGtgttgatggcaccgaattaaacaaggtgaacagTTTCAAGttccttggatccaaagtggcTTCACAGTCGACATTGGTCaggaaggtcgagcacgtgctAATGCAACctggatga
- a CDS encoding hypothetical protein (NECATOR_CHRX.G24001.T1) has protein sequence MEHTKIVKGADGAVLRRSGQILERWREYYNHLCNEEFCHPPIPTVPSVEGPVLPITAVEVSAALAKMKSNKATDPDDISADVWKLLGDRGSVWLATLFNKIVAEGRRISVTVPVWKGKGDIADCTLFRPIRLLCHTMKVFELEARLMKIVRICSTSAAL, from the coding sequence ATGgaacacaccaagatcgttaagggagctgatggagccgttctgcgccgctctggtcagatcctggagaggtggcgagagtactacaatcacttgtgtaacgaagagttctgtcatcctcccatcccaactgttcccagcgtcgagggtcctgttctaccaattactgccgtcgaagtcagtgctgccctcgcaaaaatgaagtcgaacaaggcaaccgacCCTGATGACATAtctgctgatgtctggaagctgctaggagatcgagggtccgtgtggctcgcaactctatttaacaagatcgttgcagaaggacggcgaatttccgtgaccgtgcctgtatggaaagggaaaggagacattgctgactgcactttgttcaggcctatacgactgctgtgccatacgatgaaggtttttgagctggaagctcgtctgatgAAAATTGTCAGGATTTgctcaaccagtgcggctttgtga
- a CDS encoding hypothetical protein (NECATOR_CHRX.G24002.T1) gives MSWSRRSLEMIFRNKYSPGTIGCSNMDRASKTEYMECGPRIKDGDIDQEGLARVNAAWMKWKMATGVLCNRKAPVRLKSKIYRTVVRPVALYGCECWPTTKALERVLRAMEMRMLRWTIDVMLKEKVSNDTVRSIFGVVPITEKMKEARLRWFGHVLRREEDSVAQIALKLDVSGVGPRGRPKIRWLDRMKLDMIDARLCNG, from the exons atgtcatggtcgcgtcggagtctcgagatgatcttcagaaacaagtacagtccTGGAACGATCGGCTGCAGCAACATGGATCGCGCCTCAAAAACTGAGTatatggagtgcggaccaaggataaaAGATG gcgacattgatcaagaaggtctagcacgtgttaatgcggcatggatgaaatggaaaatggcaacaggcgtaCTGTGCAACAGGAAAgcccctgttcgactgaagtcgaagatctacaggacggttgtgcgtcctgttgccctttacggatgcgagtgttggccgacgacgaaagccttggaaagagtgttacgcgctatggagatgcggatgttgaggtggacgatagatGTAatgctaaaagagaaagtatccaacgacactgtacgctccatcttcggcgtcgtcccgataactgagaagatgaaggaggcgcgactgagatggtttggtcacgttttgcggcgagaggaagattctgttgcccaaatcgctctgaagctcgacgtttcaggagtggggccgcgtgggaggccaaagattcgctggttggACCGtatgaagctggatatgatagatgcacgtttgtgtaacggctga
- a CDS encoding hypothetical protein (NECATOR_CHRX.G24002.T2): protein MIFRNKYSPGTIGCSNMDRASKTEYMECGPRIKDGDIDQEGLARVNAAWMKWKMATGVLCNRKAPVRLKSKIYRTVVRPVALYGCECWPTTKALERVLRAMEMRMLRWTIDVMLKEKVSNDTVRSIFGVVPITEKMKEARLRWFGHVLRREEDSVAQIALKLDVSGVGPRGRPKIRWLDRMKLDMIDARLCNG from the exons atgatcttcagaaacaagtacagtccTGGAACGATCGGCTGCAGCAACATGGATCGCGCCTCAAAAACTGAGTatatggagtgcggaccaaggataaaAGATG gcgacattgatcaagaaggtctagcacgtgttaatgcggcatggatgaaatggaaaatggcaacaggcgtaCTGTGCAACAGGAAAgcccctgttcgactgaagtcgaagatctacaggacggttgtgcgtcctgttgccctttacggatgcgagtgttggccgacgacgaaagccttggaaagagtgttacgcgctatggagatgcggatgttgaggtggacgatagatGTAatgctaaaagagaaagtatccaacgacactgtacgctccatcttcggcgtcgtcccgataactgagaagatgaaggaggcgcgactgagatggtttggtcacgttttgcggcgagaggaagattctgttgcccaaatcgctctgaagctcgacgtttcaggagtggggccgcgtgggaggccaaagattcgctggttggACCGtatgaagctggatatgatagatgcacgtttgtgtaacggctga
- a CDS encoding hypothetical protein (NECATOR_CHRX.G24003.T1): MLAKSGKDFPKLSNPATASLAFTTGRRPIYMDRGATSRNVGSSEIPQFRLPYDVVDFEIQLARDIGVKIETGRTLHENDLTIEKLKADGVKAIFIGIGLPEPKKVDVFNGLSQSHGYYTSKDFLPMVAAASKPNMCGCSQSSLPSLKGRVIVLGAAYSRSVKGHPDGAKTMSAGHWSTVLRIMSSMAKLNRKGPATAPCLTPVTTSNGVVIRLVFELQQLFVDSCHQASE; encoded by the exons ATGCTGGCAAAAAGTGGCAAAGacttccccaaactaagcaaccccgccacggcgagcttagctttcaccacaggtcgtcgcccaatcTATATGGATCGGGGAGCCacaagtcggaatgtcgg TTCATCGGAAATTCCACAATTTCGCCTCCCATATGACGTGGTGGATTTCGAAATCCAGCTAGCACGCGATATCGGTGTGAAAATTGAGACTGGGAGGACTCTGCACGAGAATGATCTCACAATCGAAAAGCTGAAG GCTGACGGCGTAAAAGCTATCTTCATTGGCATAGGATTGCCAGAGCCCAAAAAAGTAGATGTTTTCAATGGCCTCTCACAAAGCCATGGATACTACACAAGCAAGGATTTCCTACCCATGGTAGCGGCTGCAAGCAAACCTA ATATGTGTGGATGCTCGCAAAGCTCACTACCCTCTTTGAAAGGACGAGTGATTGTGTTGGGAGCTG cttactcgaggtcagtcaaggggcacccagatggtgctaagacaatgtcggcaggacactggtcgactgttcttcgcataatgtcgtcgatggcgaaattgaacaggaagggtcctgccactgccccttgtcttactccagttaccacttcaaacggtgttgtaatccgtctggtgttcgaactgcagcagttgttcgttgattcatgtcatcaagcaagcgaatga
- a CDS encoding hypothetical protein (NECATOR_CHRX.G24004.T1): MITTINVLMLLLLLLLLLLLLLLLLLLLLLLLLLLLLLLLLLLLLLLLLLLLLLLLLLLLLLLLLLLLLLLLLLLLLLLLLLLLLLLLLLLLLLLLLLLLLLLLLLLLLLLLLLLLLLLLLLLLLLLLLLLLLLLLLLLLLLLLLLLLLLLLLLLLLLLLLLLLLLLLLLLLLLLLLLLLLLLLLLLLLLLLLLLLLLLLLLLLLLLLLLLLLLLLLLLLLLLLLLLLLLLLLLLLLLLLLLLLLLLLLLLLLLLLLLLLLLLLLLLLLLLLLLLLLLLLLLLLLLLLLLLLLLLLLLLLLLLLLLLLLLLLLLLLLLLLLLLLLLLLLL; the protein is encoded by the coding sequence atgataaCTACTATTAATGtattaatgttattattattattattattattattattattattattattattattattattattattattattattattattattattattattattattattattattattattattattattattattattattattattattattattattattattattattattattattattattattattattattattattattattattattattattattattattattattattattattattattattattattattattattattattattattattattattattattattattattattattattattattattattattattattattattattattattattattattattattattattattattattattattattattattattattattattattattattattattattattattattattattattattattattattattattattattattattattattattattattattattattattattattattattattattattattattattattattattattattattattattattattattattattattattattattattattattattattattattattattattattattattattattattattattattattattattattattattattattattattattattattattattattattattattattattattattattattattattattattattattattattattattattattattattattattattattattattattattattattattattattattattattattattattattattattattattattattattattattattattattattattattattattattattattattattattattattattattattattattattattattattattattattattattattattattattattattattattattattattattattattatga
- a CDS encoding hypothetical protein (NECATOR_CHRX.G24003.T2), whose amino-acid sequence MCSSEIPQFRLPYDVVDFEIQLARDIGVKIETGRTLHENDLTIEKLKADGVKAIFIGIGLPEPKKVDVFNGLSQSHGYYTSKDFLPMVAAASKPNMCGCSQSSLPSLKGRVIVLGAGTSVKMP is encoded by the exons ATGTG TTCATCGGAAATTCCACAATTTCGCCTCCCATATGACGTGGTGGATTTCGAAATCCAGCTAGCACGCGATATCGGTGTGAAAATTGAGACTGGGAGGACTCTGCACGAGAATGATCTCACAATCGAAAAGCTGAAG GCTGACGGCGTAAAAGCTATCTTCATTGGCATAGGATTGCCAGAGCCCAAAAAAGTAGATGTTTTCAATGGCCTCTCACAAAGCCATGGATACTACACAAGCAAGGATTTCCTACCCATGGTAGCGGCTGCAAGCAAACCTA ATATGTGTGGATGCTCGCAAAGCTCACTACCCTCTTTGAAAGGACGAGTGATTGTGTTGGGAGCTGGTACGTCCGTCAAAATGCCctga
- a CDS encoding hypothetical protein (NECATOR_CHRX.G24005.T2) — translation MQLAFLDFEAAFDSSHRGRLLNALRADGVPGKFIRLLDDMNQRTTAAVRTPDGLQHRLKWLCHNEDLYTEIDVVYRWMTRGKHQHPAPPSKVAKVNRLRFFGHILRRPANRLVQRVLKSLPGSSWKKPRGRKRKFWTEEVKEDMRTRGVDRQFRRDRIEKVGKSCVQGRHISAKMRVIASGDDISPPIKSKGDDTETLARIKVNNSLGSAQAK, via the exons atgcaactagcgtttctggactttgaagccgcgttcgactcttctcaccgaggccgtcttctcaacgcgcttcgcgccgatggagtaccaggaaagttcattcgcttgcttgatgacatgaatcaacgaacaactgctgcagttcgaacaccagacggattacaacaccgtttgaagtg gttatgccacaatgaagatctttacacagaaattgatgtggtttatcggtggatgacacgtggaaaacatcaacatcctgcaccgccatcgaaagtggctaaagtaaatcgtcttcgcttctttggtcatatattaaggagacctgcaaatcgccttgttcaacgagttctgaagagtttgccgggttcgagctggaagaagccacgtGGCCGAAAACgcaagttctggactgaggagGTGAAAGAGGACATGAGGACAcgcggcgtggataggcagttcaggcgagac aggatcgagaaggttggcaagagctgtgttcaaggacggcacatctcggcgaagatgcgggtaatcgcgtcaggcgatgacatcagcccgccgattaagtcaa AAGGTGATgacaccgaaacgttagccagaataaaggtGAATAACagtcttggttctgctcaagcAAAGTAG
- a CDS encoding hypothetical protein (NECATOR_CHRX.G24006.T1), with protein MEKLDCTERKLLRRLLGYFWPRLCHNEDLYTEIDVVYRWMTRGKHQHPAPPSKVAKVNRLRFFGHILRRPANRLVQRVLKSLPGSSWKKPRGRKRKFWTEEVKEDMRTRGVDRQFRRDVRFCRIWNGDEWIDSV; from the coding sequence atggagaagcttgactgcacggaacgaaagctgcttagacggctacttggctacttttggcctaggttatgccacaatgaagatctttacacagaaattgatgtggtttatcggtggatgacacgtggaaaacatcaacatcctgcaccgccatcgaaagtggctaaagtaaatcgtcttcgcttctttggtcatatattaaggagacctgcaaatcgccttgttcaacgagttctgaagagtttgccgggttcgagctggaagaagccacgtGGCCGAAAACgcaagttctggactgaggagGTGAAAGAGGACATGAGGACAcgcggcgtggataggcagttcaggcgagacgtaaggttttgcagaatatggaatggcgacgaatggattgattctgtgtaA